Proteins co-encoded in one Marinobacter gudaonensis genomic window:
- a CDS encoding ABC transporter substrate-binding protein has product MEVRQTDQRSLRLLPVAHRALAFLFLALLVPMAAAQEPSVQTVYFAGSGNAALDQHLVQLLEQELPADTTLEKVSDDHLPAITSRPIVTVGPAAFTRVRQASRSAPILATLVDREFISSFAERAPGQISAVYYDIPLIRQALTGKAILPQATKIALLATADSVELYEPLIDELPRFGLEARVFLVERPDRLIPTLVRALGYGDFLLAAPDSAIYNPRTIKHILLTAYRRNQIVIGPSQAYVKAGALASSYAPFPEMARLTGDYLAEFFESGAFPEPTYPEQYRVEINEQVARSMNIPLPGRGEIAERVNAQLANEGETADD; this is encoded by the coding sequence ATGGAAGTGCGACAAACTGATCAGCGCTCGTTACGCCTCCTTCCGGTGGCGCACCGTGCACTAGCGTTTCTTTTTCTGGCGCTGCTGGTACCGATGGCAGCGGCCCAGGAACCGTCCGTACAGACGGTCTACTTCGCAGGCTCGGGCAACGCCGCCCTTGACCAGCACCTGGTCCAATTGCTGGAACAGGAGCTTCCTGCTGATACCACGCTAGAAAAAGTGTCTGACGACCACCTGCCGGCCATCACCTCCCGGCCCATTGTGACCGTCGGGCCCGCGGCCTTCACACGCGTGCGCCAGGCCAGCCGTTCGGCTCCCATACTGGCGACCCTGGTAGACAGGGAATTCATCAGCTCGTTTGCCGAGCGCGCTCCGGGCCAGATCTCAGCGGTTTATTATGATATTCCGCTGATTCGCCAGGCTCTGACCGGCAAGGCCATACTGCCCCAGGCGACCAAGATTGCCCTCTTGGCCACCGCCGATTCCGTGGAACTGTACGAACCACTGATCGATGAACTCCCTCGCTTCGGGCTGGAGGCCCGGGTATTTCTGGTAGAGCGTCCTGATCGCCTTATCCCCACACTGGTAAGGGCCCTGGGGTATGGTGACTTTCTACTGGCAGCGCCTGACAGTGCCATTTACAACCCGCGCACCATCAAACATATCCTGCTGACAGCCTATCGCCGCAATCAGATTGTCATCGGACCGTCGCAGGCTTATGTCAAGGCCGGCGCGTTGGCGTCAAGCTATGCACCATTTCCTGAAATGGCTCGCCTGACCGGCGACTACCTGGCCGAGTTCTTTGAGTCCGGCGCCTTTCCGGAACCCACTTATCCGGAGCAGTACCGGGTAGAGATCAACGAGCAGGTGGCCAGGTCCATGAACATTCCCTTGCCGGGCCGGGGCGAGATCGCCGAGCGGGTAAACGCCCAGTTGGCGAATGAGGGGGAGACGGCGGATGACTAG